The proteins below come from a single Malus sylvestris chromosome 3, drMalSylv7.2, whole genome shotgun sequence genomic window:
- the LOC126614378 gene encoding cyclin-P3-1-like, whose amino-acid sequence MATLALDNEIVSPDVYLSLGLKTSGKGVMKIPRVLSPLSSILERYVQRNEMLLETTKIKQVITIYHGLRAPPLSIRQYIDRICKYSGCSPSCFVVAQIYLDRYLQCMQVHLTSFNVHRLLITSVMLAAKFMDDAFFNNAYYAKVGGVSTAELNRLEIKFLFTIDFRLQVTIETFNKYCSQLDKEATGVQIERSIQACRIKENWSKSKKKDSTYVHTVAR is encoded by the exons ATGGCAACTTTAGCACTCGACAATGAAATTGTAAGCCCTGATGTTTACCTTTCCTTGGGGCTCAAGACATCGGGCAAAGGCGTGATGAAAATTCCGCGGGTGCTGTCACCTCTCTCGTCAATTCTTGAGAGATATGTTCAAAGGAACGAGATGCTATTGGAGacaacaaaaattaaacaagttataaccatatatcatggttTACGAGCACCCCCTCTGAGCATTCGACAATATATTGATCGCATCTGTAAGTACTCTGGTTGTAGCCCATCGTGCTTCGTTGTTGCACAGATCTACCTTGACCGATATCTTCAGTGCATGCAAGTGCATTTAACTTCTTTCAATGTTCACCGGCTACTGATAACAAGTGTAATGCTAGCAGCGAAATTTATGGATGACGC ATTCTTCAACAATGCATACTATGCAAAAGTGGGAGGAGTGAGCACAGCAGAGTTGAATAGGTTGGAAATCAAGTTCTTGTTTACCATAGATTTCAGACTGCAAGTTACTATAGAGACATTCAATAAGTATTGCTCTCAACTGGATAAAGAAGCTACAGGAGTCCAGATCGAACGCTCGATCCAAGCTTGCAGGATCAAAGAGAATTGGTCGAAGTCAAAAAAGAAAGATTCAACTTACGTTCACACAGTTGCGAGATGA